A genomic stretch from Bacillus sp. N1-1 includes:
- the thiL gene encoding thiamine-phosphate kinase, which yields MSLVKDEFAFIQSITPAYTFRKELIHGIGDDAALYHIESEWDEIACTDTMVEGIHFKKSTLSPFQTGRKALAVNISDIAAMGGIPMFYLVSISVPQTGWSSKQLKEIYKGIKEIGDLYEMDMIGGDTVSTRGDLHIAITVIGKVEKGRKLLRSNAKAGDIVFLTGPVGGSAAGLSSLLKGKGSDGAYVQFHQDPHPRVKQGRILAKSGYRISLNDVSDGIASESHEIAEASDVSIVLNQDAIPAPEGFEAYSSFQRLEWMLNGGEDYELIGTVAEVDWPKVVELFQEHQESIYKIGHVEDKGTSVWMSYKDQKFKLDKKGYNHFSSKE from the coding sequence ATGAGTTTGGTGAAAGATGAATTTGCGTTTATTCAATCCATTACGCCAGCTTATACATTTCGAAAAGAATTGATTCATGGGATTGGAGACGATGCGGCTCTTTATCACATTGAATCAGAATGGGATGAAATCGCCTGTACGGATACTATGGTGGAAGGAATCCATTTTAAGAAGAGTACGTTATCCCCTTTTCAAACCGGTCGAAAAGCGCTTGCTGTTAATATAAGTGATATTGCTGCAATGGGTGGTATTCCGATGTTTTATCTTGTATCGATTTCTGTGCCACAAACGGGATGGTCATCTAAACAGCTAAAAGAAATATACAAAGGGATTAAAGAGATCGGTGACCTATATGAGATGGACATGATCGGTGGTGATACAGTATCTACGAGAGGCGATCTTCATATTGCTATTACTGTTATCGGTAAAGTCGAAAAAGGACGTAAACTTCTTAGGAGTAATGCGAAGGCAGGTGACATCGTATTTCTTACTGGACCTGTGGGTGGTTCGGCTGCTGGACTTTCTTCATTACTTAAGGGTAAGGGCAGTGATGGAGCATATGTTCAGTTCCACCAGGATCCCCATCCTCGTGTCAAACAAGGGCGTATTCTCGCGAAAAGTGGATATCGCATTTCATTAAACGACGTGAGTGACGGAATAGCAAGTGAGTCTCACGAGATTGCTGAAGCAAGTGACGTTTCCATTGTACTTAATCAAGACGCGATCCCGGCGCCTGAAGGGTTTGAGGCATATTCCTCTTTCCAAAGGTTAGAATGGATGTTAAATGGCGGAGAAGATTATGAATTGATCGGCACTGTTGCGGAGGTTGACTGGCCAAAAGTGGTTGAACTTTTTCAAGAACACCAGGAATCCATCTATAAAATTGGCCATGTAGAAGATAAAGGAACAAGTGTATGGATGAGTTATAAAGATCAAAAATTCAAATTGGACAAGAAGGGTTACAATCACTTCTCGTCTAAAGAATAG
- the tsaB gene encoding tRNA (adenosine(37)-N6)-threonylcarbamoyltransferase complex dimerization subunit type 1 TsaB — protein MKVLAIDSSNYCMGVSIMVDGTVVGELITNIKKNHSVRLMPAVEQLLEEVQVKPADLDRIVVAKGPGSYTGLRIGISIAKTLAWTLSKPLVGVSSLEVLAQNGRYFSGAIVPFFDARRGQAYMSVYKANGIEVERETEDQIVLFEEWLQENKDRYERFLFISGDLTMHKERIEEILVDKAVFAPSSSLNARPADLARLGASHEPVEDVHQFTPNYVRMAEAEAKWLASQKK, from the coding sequence ATGAAAGTACTAGCCATTGATTCTTCGAACTACTGTATGGGTGTTTCCATTATGGTGGATGGCACGGTTGTCGGAGAACTGATAACAAATATAAAGAAAAACCATTCGGTTCGGTTAATGCCAGCTGTTGAGCAACTGTTAGAAGAAGTTCAAGTGAAGCCAGCTGACCTTGATCGAATCGTAGTGGCAAAAGGACCGGGTTCTTATACAGGACTGCGCATTGGCATTAGCATTGCTAAGACGTTAGCGTGGACGTTATCCAAACCTCTTGTCGGAGTGTCTAGTTTAGAAGTACTGGCGCAGAATGGGCGTTATTTCTCTGGAGCCATCGTTCCATTTTTCGATGCAAGACGCGGACAAGCGTATATGAGTGTGTATAAAGCGAATGGAATAGAAGTTGAAAGAGAAACGGAAGATCAGATTGTGCTATTTGAAGAGTGGCTTCAGGAAAATAAAGATCGATATGAGCGTTTTTTATTTATTAGCGGAGATCTAACTATGCACAAAGAACGAATTGAAGAAATATTGGTTGACAAAGCAGTGTTCGCACCCTCGAGTAGTTTAAATGCTAGGCCTGCTGATCTTGCAAGGTTAGGGGCAAGTCATGAACCGGTGGAAGATGTTCATCAGTTTACACCAAACTATGTAAGAATGGCTGAAGCTGAAGCAAAGTGGCTAGCTTCACAGAAAAAGTAG
- a CDS encoding PLP-dependent aspartate aminotransferase family protein: MDFHFDTKAVRFPRKPKADTASKVQPIYQTSAFVFEDLDDLESFYEGKKDYLYTRVSNPNTDDLGMGVADLEGAPKGIATSSGLSAILAGVLSVVKAGDHIVACEDLYGGTYSLFHGELPDFGIEVSFVDFTDRDKIESAIRPNTKLLYTESVTNPLLRVEDLGLLKNLGQKHKLVTMVDNTFATPYLLQPYQLGIDLVVHSATKYIGGHSDVTAGVLVGREDLMAKAKAKVINLGANLSPFEAWLGCRGLKTMSVRMERHVRNAAILASELKNVNGIKNVYYPEYVAERGSGAMVSIELDDETDVKTFFKSLGWVKIIPTLAGLDTTVSYPIATSHRTVPEDTRQKLGINKQLVRISVGIENENDIVDAFKNAVEKSL; the protein is encoded by the coding sequence ATGGATTTTCATTTTGATACAAAAGCAGTACGTTTTCCACGAAAACCGAAAGCCGATACAGCAAGTAAAGTTCAGCCGATTTATCAAACCTCTGCATTTGTGTTTGAAGATCTCGATGATTTGGAATCATTTTATGAAGGTAAAAAAGACTATTTGTACACTCGCGTTAGTAATCCGAATACAGATGATCTAGGAATGGGTGTAGCAGACCTTGAGGGTGCTCCTAAGGGTATTGCGACTTCTTCAGGCTTATCTGCTATTCTTGCGGGAGTGCTGTCCGTTGTCAAAGCTGGCGATCACATTGTCGCATGTGAAGATCTTTACGGAGGAACCTATTCGCTTTTTCATGGAGAACTTCCTGACTTCGGAATAGAGGTCTCTTTTGTGGATTTTACAGACAGAGATAAAATTGAGAGTGCGATACGACCAAATACTAAATTGCTTTATACTGAATCTGTCACAAACCCACTATTAAGAGTCGAGGATTTAGGACTTCTTAAAAATCTTGGCCAAAAACATAAACTTGTTACTATGGTAGACAATACGTTTGCTACACCTTATCTTCTTCAGCCTTACCAACTAGGAATTGATCTTGTTGTACATAGCGCAACAAAATATATTGGCGGTCATAGTGATGTAACAGCTGGTGTACTAGTAGGAAGAGAAGATCTGATGGCCAAGGCAAAAGCCAAAGTGATTAATCTTGGAGCTAATCTTAGTCCATTTGAAGCGTGGCTTGGTTGCCGTGGGTTAAAAACGATGAGTGTACGAATGGAACGTCATGTGAGGAATGCAGCTATCCTTGCAAGTGAATTAAAAAATGTAAACGGGATTAAGAATGTCTATTATCCTGAATATGTAGCTGAAAGAGGTTCGGGAGCTATGGTTTCCATTGAGCTAGATGATGAAACTGATGTGAAAACATTCTTCAAGTCACTAGGATGGGTAAAGATTATACCGACTCTGGCTGGGCTAGATACAACGGTTTCTTATCCGATTGCTACTTCCCACCGTACAGTACCAGAAGATACTAGACAGAAGCTTGGGATCAATAAGCAGCTCGTTCGTATTTCTGTAGGAATTGAAAACGAAAATGATATTGTAGATGCATTCAAAAATGCTGTGGAAAAATCCCTGTAA
- the rimI gene encoding ribosomal protein S18-alanine N-acetyltransferase, whose product MNDTVSFRSMTIEDIEAVMRIEHATFPTPWSRSAFYNEIVINHFATYLLLEVGEEIAGYCGVWVIIDEAHITNIALHPEYRGMKLGEALLNKAIHFAKSRGALKMTLEVRVSNTVAQNLYRKFGFEEGGIRKNYYTDNQEDALVMWVNLNGK is encoded by the coding sequence ATGAATGATACGGTATCGTTTCGATCGATGACCATTGAAGATATTGAGGCTGTGATGCGGATTGAGCACGCAACTTTTCCAACACCATGGAGTAGATCTGCTTTCTATAATGAAATTGTCATAAATCATTTTGCGACTTACCTTCTACTTGAAGTTGGAGAAGAAATAGCAGGCTATTGCGGTGTTTGGGTCATTATTGATGAGGCGCATATTACGAATATCGCTCTTCACCCAGAGTATCGAGGGATGAAGCTAGGAGAAGCGCTTCTAAACAAAGCAATTCATTTTGCAAAATCACGCGGGGCATTAAAAATGACGCTTGAAGTTCGCGTGTCTAATACTGTAGCGCAAAATCTATATCGGAAATTTGGTTTTGAAGAAGGCGGCATTCGCAAAAATTATTACACAGATAATCAAGAGGATGCGCTAGTAATGTGGGTGAATTTAAATGGAAAATAA
- the tsaE gene encoding tRNA (adenosine(37)-N6)-threonylcarbamoyltransferase complex ATPase subunit type 1 TsaE has product MSGYAFIMKSPEETMAFGRKLAEKLKPGCVLTLEGDLGAGKTTFTKGIGKGLGVTKIVNSPTFTIIKEYEGNIPLFHMDAYRLEESDEDLGFSEYFEGEGVTVVEWAKFIQDMLPKQLLRVEIYHQKDSERRLILRPFGPFYESLCKELQHESTSH; this is encoded by the coding sequence ATGAGTGGATATGCTTTCATCATGAAATCTCCAGAAGAAACGATGGCGTTTGGCAGAAAGCTTGCTGAGAAGCTAAAGCCAGGCTGTGTGTTAACACTTGAAGGAGATTTAGGTGCTGGCAAGACAACCTTTACGAAGGGAATCGGAAAGGGGTTAGGGGTTACGAAAATAGTGAATAGCCCTACCTTTACGATTATAAAAGAATATGAAGGTAACATTCCTCTTTTTCATATGGACGCTTATCGTCTTGAAGAGAGTGATGAAGACCTTGGTTTTAGCGAATACTTTGAAGGAGAAGGCGTGACAGTGGTCGAATGGGCAAAATTCATTCAGGATATGCTGCCAAAACAACTCCTCAGAGTAGAAATTTATCATCAAAAAGATTCAGAACGTCGGCTTATCTTAAGACCGTTTGGTCCTTTTTATGAGTCGTTATGTAAGGAGTTGCAACATGAAAGTACTAGCCATTGA
- the tsaD gene encoding tRNA (adenosine(37)-N6)-threonylcarbamoyltransferase complex transferase subunit TsaD — MENKHEIILGIETSCDETAVAIVKDGKEVLANVVASQIESHKRFGGVVPEIASRHHVEQMTLILEEAFRESGLTMDEIDGIAVTEGPGLVGALLIGVNTAKALAFAHQKPLIGTHHIAGHIYANQLVAELTYPLLALVVSGGHTELVYMPSEGEFEVIGETRDDAAGEAYDKVARTLQLPYPGGPHIDRLAAEGEPSVPLPRAWLEKGSYDFSFSGLKSAVINTVHNAKQRNEELKPEDLAASFQASVVEVLVTKTLRAAEEYGVKQVLLAGGVAANKGLRSSLTEAFEGSGRELVIPPLYYCTDNAAMIAAAGTIAYRKGKRSSLQLNANPGLELGI; from the coding sequence ATGGAAAATAAACATGAAATTATTTTAGGAATTGAAACAAGCTGTGATGAAACAGCAGTTGCTATCGTAAAAGATGGGAAAGAAGTATTAGCAAACGTGGTGGCGTCTCAGATTGAAAGTCATAAGCGTTTTGGAGGGGTCGTGCCTGAAATTGCTTCAAGGCATCATGTGGAGCAGATGACACTGATTCTTGAAGAAGCTTTCCGTGAATCAGGACTTACAATGGATGAGATTGATGGCATTGCTGTGACAGAGGGACCCGGGCTTGTGGGAGCACTCTTAATCGGCGTGAATACAGCAAAAGCACTTGCTTTCGCTCACCAGAAGCCACTAATCGGTACACATCATATTGCAGGGCATATTTATGCTAATCAGCTTGTAGCAGAGTTAACTTATCCACTGCTCGCCCTTGTAGTTTCAGGTGGACATACGGAGCTTGTTTATATGCCGTCTGAAGGTGAGTTTGAGGTAATCGGTGAAACACGTGATGACGCAGCTGGAGAAGCTTATGATAAAGTCGCAAGAACGCTACAGCTTCCTTACCCTGGAGGACCACATATTGATCGGTTGGCAGCAGAAGGAGAACCATCAGTTCCACTGCCTCGTGCATGGCTTGAAAAAGGGTCATACGATTTTAGCTTCAGTGGTTTGAAATCGGCCGTTATCAACACTGTTCATAACGCGAAACAACGCAACGAAGAACTGAAACCGGAGGATCTTGCAGCAAGTTTTCAGGCTTCTGTTGTCGAAGTGCTGGTTACGAAGACGTTGAGAGCGGCAGAAGAGTACGGCGTGAAACAAGTTCTTCTTGCTGGTGGTGTAGCAGCGAACAAAGGTCTAAGAAGTTCTTTAACAGAAGCTTTTGAAGGTAGCGGTAGAGAGCTTGTGATTCCACCATTGTATTATTGTACGGATAATGCTGCGATGATTGCAGCTGCTGGAACGATCGCCTATCGAAAAGGAAAACGTTCTAGCCTTCAACTTAACGCAAATCCGGGATTAGAACTGGGAATCTAA